Proteins encoded within one genomic window of Spirochaetota bacterium:
- a CDS encoding APC family permease, with the protein MNSSEIFSRARKLLMGASRNVSDPSIFHKLSLIAFFAWVGLGADGLTSSCYGPEEAFLALGKHTHLAVFVALGTVITIFIISASYHQIIELFPTGGGGYLVASKLLTPTVGMVSGSALLIDYLLTITLSVASGADALFSFLPPEWLSYKLTIAVAGVIILIWLNLRGVKESVVPLVPIFIMFLFTHAFAIIYSIVSHAGTIPEVARATVAEVQSTSSELGTIGMIFLILRAYSMGAGTFTGIEAVSNGIPILRDPKVKTATRTMHYMAVSLAVTVAGLMVAYLLFHVEHTPGKTLNAILFERMAADWPASWGYAFVLLTLLSEATLLFVAAQTGFLDGPRVLSNMALDRWAPTRFASLNDRLVTQNGILIMGVAAIILMLYSGGSVRLLVIFYSINVFITFSLSQLGMVRHWWQVRGKESGWKKKLTINGIGLILTSFILTSVVILKFNEGGWLTIFITGTVVGIAVFIKKHYNRTFKLLGRLSGLVEVAEADEARFAETGESPVCNPKEKTAVLFVNGFSGTGLHTLFTIIRLFGKMYRNFVFVQIGVIDSGVFKGNEEIEQLKGHIQEQGERYVRYMKKHGYYAEAFTSIAVDVVEEACTVAPGILEKFPQAIFFAGQLVFPEDSFFTRWLHNYSAFAIQRRFYHRGLPIVILPIRV; encoded by the coding sequence ATGAATTCATCCGAGATATTCTCACGTGCAAGGAAACTCCTCATGGGAGCTTCCCGAAACGTTTCCGATCCTTCAATTTTTCACAAGTTGTCGCTGATAGCGTTTTTCGCCTGGGTAGGCCTGGGGGCCGATGGTCTTACCTCGTCCTGCTACGGCCCGGAGGAGGCATTTCTCGCGCTGGGGAAACACACACACCTGGCCGTTTTTGTCGCGCTGGGAACGGTTATTACCATCTTCATCATCAGCGCGAGCTATCACCAGATCATCGAGCTTTTCCCGACGGGGGGCGGCGGCTACCTGGTCGCGAGCAAGCTTCTCACGCCCACCGTGGGCATGGTTTCGGGAAGCGCGCTGCTGATCGACTACCTGCTCACTATCACCCTGTCGGTCGCAAGCGGCGCCGATGCGCTCTTCAGCTTTCTTCCCCCCGAATGGCTCTCCTACAAACTCACCATCGCGGTAGCGGGCGTTATAATTCTCATCTGGCTCAACCTGCGGGGCGTCAAGGAATCGGTAGTGCCGCTGGTGCCTATATTTATCATGTTTCTCTTCACGCATGCATTCGCCATTATCTACTCCATCGTCTCTCATGCCGGCACGATACCCGAGGTCGCACGCGCCACCGTCGCCGAAGTCCAGAGCACGAGCTCCGAACTGGGCACGATCGGAATGATCTTTCTCATCCTGCGTGCCTACAGCATGGGGGCGGGCACCTTTACCGGCATCGAGGCGGTCTCCAACGGCATCCCCATCCTGAGGGATCCCAAGGTAAAAACCGCCACCCGCACCATGCACTACATGGCGGTATCCCTCGCCGTTACCGTCGCCGGCCTCATGGTGGCTTACCTTCTTTTTCACGTCGAACACACCCCCGGAAAAACCCTCAACGCCATTCTCTTTGAACGAATGGCCGCGGATTGGCCCGCGTCATGGGGATACGCCTTCGTGCTCCTGACGCTTCTGTCCGAGGCAACCCTTCTTTTCGTCGCAGCACAGACCGGATTTCTCGACGGTCCACGGGTCCTTTCGAATATGGCCCTCGACCGGTGGGCACCCACCCGTTTTGCTTCGCTCAACGACCGCCTTGTCACCCAGAACGGGATCCTTATCATGGGCGTCGCGGCGATCATACTCATGCTTTATTCCGGCGGTTCGGTGAGACTGCTTGTCATATTCTACAGCATCAATGTATTCATCACCTTTTCGCTTTCCCAACTGGGCATGGTGCGGCACTGGTGGCAGGTGAGGGGAAAGGAAAGCGGGTGGAAGAAAAAGCTTACAATCAACGGGATCGGTCTGATACTTACCTCGTTCATATTAACGTCGGTGGTGATATTAAAATTCAACGAGGGCGGATGGCTCACCATTTTCATCACGGGCACCGTGGTGGGGATCGCCGTATTCATCAAAAAGCATTATAATCGAACCTTCAAGCTGCTGGGACGCCTGAGCGGCCTCGTCGAGGTCGCGGAAGCCGACGAGGCGCGCTTCGCCGAAACCGGTGAATCCCCCGTATGCAATCCCAAGGAAAAAACGGCGGTTCTTTTCGTGAACGGGTTCTCGGGCACGGGCCTTCACACGCTTTTCACCATCATCAGGCTGTTCGGCAAGATGTACCGGAATTTCGTGTTCGTCCAGATCGGCGTAATCGATTCTGGAGTCTTCAAGGGTAACGAGGAAATAGAGCAGCTCAAGGGCCATATCCAGGAACAGGGCGAGCGCTATGTCCGGTACATGAAAAAACACGGCTATTACGCCGAGGCCTTCACGTCCATCGCGGTGGACGTAGTCGAGGAAGCCTGCACCGTCGCGCCGGGGATACTCGAAAAATT